The genomic segment CAGTGCCACCACCGCCGACGCGGTCGCCAAGCAGGCGTCCGCCCAGAACAAGGCCGCTGCGGACGCCAAGAAGTCCGCCGCGAAGCAGGCCGACAACGCCAAGAAGGCCGCGGCCGCCAAGCAGGCCGCCGCGAAGAAGAACGCCGCCTCGTGGCAGGTCCCGGTGAAGCACTACACCCTGAGTGCCACCTACGGCACCGGCGGCGACCGCTGGGCCCACAAGCACTCCGGCCAGGACTTCGCGGTGCCGATCGGTACCGCTGTCCACGCCGCCCACGGCGGTACGGTCGTCAAGGCCGGCCCGAACGGTGGCGGCGACGGCCCGGCGTACGGCAACGCGATCGTGATCAAGCACGCCAACGGCAAGTTCACGCAGTACGCGCACCTGTCGAAGATCGACGTCCGTATCGGCCAGACCGTGAAGACCGGCCAGCTGATCGGTCTCTCCGGCAACACCGGTAACTCCAGCGGCCCGCACCTGCACTTCGAGGTCCGGACCACGGCCAACTACGGCTCGGCGATCAACCCGGTGAACTACCTGCGGACCGTCCACGTGTCGGTCTGACCGAGCTCCGACCCGGCTGATCCAAGAAGCCCGGTGACCCGAGCCCGGTGATCCGAGAAGCCCCGGGACTGAACGAGAAGTTCAGTCCCGGGGCTTCGCCGTGCCCGCCGCCCGCCACATCCCCGGCCGGGCGGATCAGGCCGGTCGCATCAGGTCAGCGGCAGCCGGTAGAGGCCGTTCGCCAGCGGTTCCACCAGCCCGTCGGCCACCAGGCCGTCCAGGGCGCGGGCGCGCTGCACCGGTTCGTCCCACACCGCGTCCAGGGCGGCCTGCGAGACCGGGGCGACGGAGTCGCGGAGCACCGCGAGGAGCCGTCCGCGCACCTGCCGGTCCGTACCGGCGTACGCCTGGCCCCGGCGGGCCGGGCCCTGGTGCGCGGGCTTCCCGGCGAGCAGCCAGGCGCACTGCGAGGCGATCGGGCAGCGCGAGCAGTCCTCGTTCTTCGCGGTGCAGACCAGCGCGCCGAGCTCCATCGTCGCCGCCGCCCAGGCCGCCGCCCGCTCGTCCTCCTCGGGGAGCAGCGCGCGGGCGAGCTTGCGCTCGGCGGCGGTGGTCGCGTTCGGCGGGTACTGGATGCCGGTGGCGGCCCGCGCGAACACCCGGCGGACGTTCGTGTCGAGCACCGCGTGCCGCTGCCCGTACGCGAACGAGGCGACCGCCGCCGCCGTGTACTCGCCGATCCCGGGCAGCGCCAGCAGCTGGGCGTGCTCACTCGGTACGTCGCCGCCGTGGCGTTCCGTTATGGCCTGGGCCGCGCCGTGCAGGCGCAGCGCGCGGCGCGGGTAGCCGAGCCGGCCCCAGGCGCGGACCGCCTCGCCCGGCGCCTCGGCGGCCAGGTCGGCCGGGCGCGGCCAGCGGGCCAGCCACTGCTCGTACACCGGGAGGACCCGGTTCACCGGGGTCTGCTGGAGCATGAACTCGCTCACCATCACGCCCCAGGCGCCCGCCTCGGGGCGGCGCCAGGGCAGATCGCGGGCGTGCTGCTCGAACCACCCGATGACGGGGGTGTGGAGGAGGGAAGCGGGGGGCGTGTGTGTCGAAGTCGTGGCAGTCATCGCACCTACGATCCTGGCACGGAAGCCCCGGCGACGGTCACGGGCACGGGGGTGTCGCCCCCCGGCGGGCGCCTCTGGGCGAACAACGCCACCCGTTCTGTCCCCTCTGCGACGGTATCCCCATACTTGTCCGGCGTGTGTGCCGCGCAACGGGTCCTCGGCGGCCCCTCAACAGGCCCTCGCGGAATGATGATCCGTAAAAGTTGACGATCGGAGCGGCGGGTGGGGCGGGAGTTGGCCACGATCTCTCGTACAGTTTGCGACGTGGGATCTCTGCGCAAACCGGTCGGCCCGCTTCCCTCCAGCATCTACTGGCGACGGAGGGTGGTAGCGGCGGTTCTGGTTGCGCTGCTCGCCGCGCTGCTCGCCTGGCTCTTCCTGCCCGGCGCGGGCAAGAAGAGCCCGCCCGACGCCAAGCCCGGCAGCTCCGAGCCCGCGCAGTCGATCACTCCCGGCCCCTCCGAATCCGGGCCGGCGATCAGCCAACAGCCCGGCGGACGGCACGAGTCGGGCGGCGCGGACGGGTCCGGCGGCGGTTCTGACGGGTCGTCCGACGGTGCGAACGGTGACGGCGACGATCCGGGCGCGAGCCCCTCGGCCGGAGCGGAAGCCTCCTCGGACACGGCCGACGGCTCCGCCGCATCGGCCGGCGGCACGGCGGGCGTCCAGGTCCCCGCGAGCTCCGCGCTCCCCGACTGCCGTCCTGCCGCTGTGCAGTTGAGCGTGCGCACCAAGGTGACGTACGACCCCGAGGAGACCCCGAAGTTCGAGCTGATCGCGAAGAACACGTCCACCGGCGACTGCAAGGCCGACCTCGGCCCGAAGGTCGTGGTGCTCACCGTCACCGACGCGAGCGGGGACGACGACGACCAGGTGTGGTCCTCGAAGGACTGCCCGACCGCGTCCGGCAGCCTCTTCTTCAAGGT from the Streptomyces sp. NBC_01335 genome contains:
- a CDS encoding A/G-specific adenine glycosylase, which produces MTATTSTHTPPASLLHTPVIGWFEQHARDLPWRRPEAGAWGVMVSEFMLQQTPVNRVLPVYEQWLARWPRPADLAAEAPGEAVRAWGRLGYPRRALRLHGAAQAITERHGGDVPSEHAQLLALPGIGEYTAAAVASFAYGQRHAVLDTNVRRVFARAATGIQYPPNATTAAERKLARALLPEEDERAAAWAAATMELGALVCTAKNEDCSRCPIASQCAWLLAGKPAHQGPARRGQAYAGTDRQVRGRLLAVLRDSVAPVSQAALDAVWDEPVQRARALDGLVADGLVEPLANGLYRLPLT
- a CDS encoding M23 family metallopeptidase, yielding MSKRVTTPTRPSTSRVRGAVLAAGLGASMVLGAGAAFASGTTGTVALTSATTADAVAKQASAQNKAAADAKKSAAKQADNAKKAAAAKQAAAKKNAASWQVPVKHYTLSATYGTGGDRWAHKHSGQDFAVPIGTAVHAAHGGTVVKAGPNGGGDGPAYGNAIVIKHANGKFTQYAHLSKIDVRIGQTVKTGQLIGLSGNTGNSSGPHLHFEVRTTANYGSAINPVNYLRTVHVSV